In a single window of the Bacillus mycoides genome:
- the glpF gene encoding glycerol uptake facilitator protein GlpF yields the protein MSAFLGELIGTALLILLGGGVCAGVSLKKSFAKDSGWIVITMGWGLAVAMAAYAVGSISGAHLNPALTIGLAFKGAFPWSDVPMYIAAQMIGAIIGAVLVYLHYLPHWKETEDPGTKLGVFATGPAIPNTFTNLLSEMIGTFVLVFGILAIGANKFADGLNPFIVGFLIVSIGLSLGGTTGYAINPARDLGPRIAHFFLPIAGKGGSNWKYAWIPVVGPILGGSLAGLFHQVVFEGKQNSALIYVIITTVIVLTISYMTSKKSGATTNSRKVA from the coding sequence ATGTCAGCATTTTTAGGGGAATTAATAGGGACTGCGTTGTTAATCTTACTTGGTGGCGGCGTTTGCGCTGGTGTAAGTTTAAAGAAATCGTTTGCGAAAGATTCTGGTTGGATTGTAATTACAATGGGTTGGGGTCTAGCGGTTGCTATGGCAGCGTATGCAGTTGGATCAATTAGTGGGGCACATTTGAATCCGGCTTTAACGATAGGACTTGCTTTTAAGGGAGCGTTCCCATGGAGTGATGTACCTATGTATATCGCAGCACAAATGATTGGGGCAATTATAGGGGCAGTTCTTGTATATTTACATTACTTACCACACTGGAAAGAAACAGAAGATCCAGGAACAAAGTTAGGTGTGTTTGCAACAGGTCCAGCAATTCCGAACACATTTACAAACCTTTTAAGTGAAATGATTGGAACATTCGTTTTAGTATTTGGTATATTAGCAATTGGAGCAAATAAATTTGCAGATGGTTTAAATCCATTTATCGTAGGTTTCTTAATTGTAAGTATTGGTTTATCATTAGGTGGAACAACAGGATACGCAATCAACCCGGCTCGTGATTTAGGTCCGCGTATTGCACACTTCTTCCTTCCGATTGCAGGAAAGGGCGGTTCAAACTGGAAGTATGCATGGATCCCAGTAGTTGGTCCAATTCTAGGTGGATCACTTGCAGGATTATTCCATCAAGTTGTATTTGAAGGAAAACAAAATTCAGCACTTATTTATGTGATTATTACAACTGTGATTGTACTAACAATCTCTTATATGACAAGTAAAAAAAGTGGAGCTACTACAAATAGTAGAAAAGTAGCATAG
- a CDS encoding helix-turn-helix domain-containing protein: MIFSERLKEEREKRNWSQNDLAEKIHVSRQSVSKWETGKNYPSIEIIIHLSDLFGITIDELLRSDEELTQKVIEDSKQLAYPKWKVFFDSLFMMGVFLFITKIVVWALNKFAGASITIVADAPYVMNFLPLLLMVVGGMASDKLKKIYR; this comes from the coding sequence ATGATTTTTAGTGAACGTTTAAAAGAAGAAAGGGAAAAAAGAAATTGGTCGCAAAATGATTTGGCTGAAAAAATTCATGTAAGTAGGCAGTCTGTTTCGAAATGGGAGACGGGAAAGAACTATCCGAGCATTGAAATTATTATTCATTTAAGTGATCTGTTCGGTATTACAATTGATGAGTTATTGAGGAGTGATGAAGAGTTGACGCAGAAAGTAATTGAGGATAGTAAGCAATTAGCGTATCCGAAATGGAAGGTGTTTTTCGATAGTCTATTTATGATGGGCGTATTTTTATTTATTACAAAAATCGTTGTATGGGCGTTAAATAAGTTTGCAGGAGCAAGCATTACAATTGTCGCAGATGCACCATATGTAATGAATTTTTTACCGCTCCTATTAATGGTTGTAGGTGGCATGGCTTCTGATAAGTTGAAGAAAATATATAGATAA
- a CDS encoding FtsW/RodA/SpoVE family cell cycle protein: protein MNKKGERFVSEVTNHIKSKEAKSFVATELDFHLKQAKSTWIEKGLSEEVAENKAVEQMGSPIKLGRELNKLHKQKVDWFLLILLVAAMGLGFLPIIALGHTNDLLMNKVIFVILGIATAVGIMLLDYRKLERIGWLFYTIGVLILLMIKCFPTGYVIGEAIIKIGPIKIDCLMTIPFFFLAWVSFFNNSRLKFMHLLMLYVFSLYLFSTISILLPIFIYITMVFVMLWWSKLGKKTAWLITMLPILPFIIRDLFSWSAVKEYRIARILGFINPAHDQWDLRLQEAMSSAGWFGTYGNIKSIPAAHTDFVFASLTYYYGYVLALVLVLILSLFAVRIMTISYKTNDGYGKLLLVGGVTLFVVHFICNVGMILGILPRVAISLPFISYGLVPTLFHAFIMGIVLSVYRRKDMSFRMKKTP, encoded by the coding sequence TTGAATAAAAAAGGGGAGCGTTTTGTAAGCGAAGTTACGAATCATATTAAATCAAAAGAAGCAAAGAGCTTTGTAGCAACTGAACTAGATTTTCACTTAAAACAGGCGAAGAGCACATGGATAGAAAAAGGGTTAAGTGAGGAAGTTGCTGAAAATAAAGCGGTGGAACAAATGGGAAGTCCGATTAAATTAGGGCGGGAGCTTAACAAACTACATAAGCAGAAGGTGGATTGGTTCTTACTTATTTTATTAGTGGCTGCTATGGGGTTAGGGTTTTTACCAATAATAGCTCTTGGGCATACGAATGATTTATTAATGAACAAAGTAATTTTTGTGATTCTTGGCATTGCAACAGCTGTTGGGATCATGCTACTTGATTATCGGAAGTTAGAGAGGATCGGGTGGCTGTTTTATACAATCGGTGTACTTATCTTGTTAATGATAAAATGCTTTCCGACTGGTTACGTGATTGGGGAAGCAATAATAAAAATTGGCCCCATCAAAATTGACTGTTTAATGACGATACCATTCTTCTTTCTAGCTTGGGTTTCTTTTTTCAATAATAGTAGGTTAAAGTTTATGCATCTTCTCATGTTGTACGTATTTTCTTTATATCTATTTTCAACTATATCAATTCTTTTACCAATTTTCATCTATATTACGATGGTATTCGTTATGCTTTGGTGGAGTAAGCTAGGAAAGAAAACGGCATGGCTCATTACAATGTTACCAATTTTACCCTTTATTATTAGGGATCTATTTTCCTGGTCTGCTGTAAAAGAATACCGGATAGCTAGAATTTTAGGATTTATAAACCCAGCGCATGATCAATGGGATTTACGTTTACAAGAGGCGATGTCTTCAGCAGGTTGGTTCGGTACATATGGAAATATAAAGTCTATCCCTGCTGCCCATACTGATTTTGTATTCGCGAGTTTGACTTACTATTATGGATATGTACTTGCGCTAGTTCTTGTCTTGATTCTTTCTCTTTTTGCAGTGAGAATAATGACCATATCGTATAAAACAAATGATGGTTATGGTAAATTGCTACTCGTTGGTGGAGTAACCCTTTTTGTAGTCCATTTCATTTGTAACGTTGGCATGATCCTCGGGATATTACCACGTGTTGCTATATCATTACCTTTTATTAGTTACGGATTAGTACCAACTCTGTTTCATGCATTTATAATGGGGATCGTGCTAAGTGTATATCGACGTAAAGATATGTCGTTTAGAATGAAAAAAACACCTTGA
- a CDS encoding PadR family transcriptional regulator yields MEDRLKGLRKSMENTTFKHLSFSDQHRKRVREKINASHEKEEDISLAILQLLSNEKTGYELSQLLRGRGIQKFEGNEGFLYTVLHRLEQNRLIQSSWDHAGAKYYQLNDKGRKMLRKAEKNATKVQFILKGLVQE; encoded by the coding sequence ATGGAAGATCGATTAAAAGGCCTGCGAAAATCAATGGAGAATACAACGTTTAAACATTTGAGTTTTTCTGATCAACACCGAAAGCGGGTGCGCGAAAAAATCAATGCATCACACGAAAAGGAAGAGGACATCTCGTTAGCCATTTTACAACTCCTCAGTAATGAAAAAACAGGATACGAATTGTCACAGCTACTACGAGGGAGAGGGATTCAAAAATTCGAAGGAAATGAAGGGTTTTTATATACCGTATTACATCGGCTAGAACAGAATCGTTTAATCCAATCAAGTTGGGATCATGCAGGAGCTAAATATTATCAATTAAATGATAAGGGAAGAAAGATGCTGCGAAAGGCAGAGAAAAATGCTACGAAGGTACAATTTATATTAAAAGGCTTAGTACAGGAGTGA
- a CDS encoding DUF2935 domain-containing protein, translated as MHRDETSLHPDTGVTSVMFVERSLNEIRFWSRIMKEHSFFLRLGFRCEDTQLIEEANQFYRLFEHIEQIAHSYTNETDPEQIKRFNSEVQQAATNIWGFKRKILGLILTCKLPGQNNFPLLVDHTSREADYFRKRLIQLNEGKLDALPDAIIKENVFFLRIMADHAKFIGHLLDPSERKLVDTARNFSNDFDELMYQAIDLESMKPQSQTVPLLDQFLDQNRVSVTSLRDFKKTARDLIEQCKIKSIIHPLLADHVFREADRFLEIIDMFDVHLTNIQSQPRY; from the coding sequence ATGCATAGGGATGAAACATCATTACATCCTGATACAGGTGTTACATCTGTAATGTTTGTTGAGCGTTCATTAAATGAAATTCGTTTTTGGTCTAGAATCATGAAGGAGCATTCTTTTTTTCTTCGCTTAGGGTTTAGATGCGAGGATACTCAACTAATTGAAGAGGCTAATCAATTTTATCGATTGTTTGAACATATCGAACAAATAGCGCATTCCTATACAAATGAAACAGATCCTGAGCAAATAAAAAGATTTAATTCAGAAGTACAACAAGCCGCAACTAATATTTGGGGATTTAAAAGAAAAATTTTAGGATTAATTCTCACATGTAAATTGCCAGGACAAAATAACTTTCCACTGTTAGTTGACCATACAAGTAGGGAAGCTGACTATTTTAGAAAACGTTTAATACAATTAAATGAAGGGAAATTAGATGCCCTTCCTGATGCTATTATTAAAGAAAATGTTTTCTTTTTAAGGATTATGGCAGACCATGCTAAATTTATTGGTCATCTTCTTGATCCATCGGAAAGAAAGCTTGTAGACACAGCACGGAATTTTAGCAATGATTTTGATGAATTGATGTATCAAGCAATTGACTTAGAATCTATGAAACCACAATCCCAAACAGTCCCTCTTTTAGATCAATTTTTAGATCAAAATCGTGTGTCCGTTACATCTCTTCGAGATTTTAAGAAAACAGCACGTGATTTAATTGAGCAATGTAAAATAAAGAGTATCATTCATCCATTATTAGCAGACCATGTTTTCCGTGAAGCTGATAGATTTCTTGAAATCATTGATATGTTTGATGTTCATCTTACAAATATTCAATCACAACCTAGATATTAG
- the glpK gene encoding glycerol kinase GlpK: MKKYILSLDQGTTSSRAILFNKEGKIVHSAQKEFTQHFPKPGWVEHNAQEIWGSILAVIATCLSEADVKPEQIAGIGITNQRETAVVWDKTTGKPIYNAIVWQSRQTVEICDELKEKGYSEMVREKTGLLIDAYFSGTKVKWILDNVEGAREKAENGELLFGTIDTWLVWKLSGGKAHVTDYSNASRTLMFNIHDLQWDDELLDMLTVPKSMLPEVRQSSEIYGETIDYHFFGQNVPIAGVAGDQQAALFGQACFGEGMAKNTYGTGCFMLMNTGEKAVASEHGLLTTIAWGLDGKVNYALEGSIFVAGSAIQWLRDGMRMFKDASESEVYASRVESTDGVYVVPAFVGLGTPYWDSEVRGAMFGVTRGTTKEHFIRATLESLAYQTKDVLCAMEADSGIELNTLRVDGGAVKNNFLMQFQSDMLDVPVERPVINETTALGAAYLAGLAVGYWKNQDEIKAQWHMDKRFEPTMEAETSEELYAGWKKAIEATKAFK, from the coding sequence ATGAAAAAATATATTCTTTCATTAGACCAAGGAACAACAAGCTCACGCGCAATTCTTTTCAATAAAGAAGGAAAAATCGTTCATTCAGCTCAAAAAGAGTTTACACAACATTTTCCAAAGCCAGGCTGGGTTGAGCATAATGCACAAGAAATTTGGGGATCTATTTTAGCAGTTATCGCAACTTGCTTAAGTGAAGCGGATGTAAAACCAGAACAAATCGCTGGTATCGGTATTACGAACCAACGTGAAACAGCGGTTGTATGGGATAAAACAACTGGAAAACCAATTTATAACGCAATCGTATGGCAGTCTCGTCAAACAGTTGAAATTTGTGATGAGTTAAAAGAAAAAGGTTATAGCGAGATGGTTCGCGAAAAAACAGGTCTTTTAATTGATGCATATTTCTCTGGTACGAAAGTAAAATGGATTTTAGATAACGTTGAAGGTGCAAGAGAAAAAGCGGAAAACGGCGAGTTATTATTCGGAACAATTGATACATGGCTTGTATGGAAATTGTCTGGTGGTAAAGCGCACGTAACAGACTACTCAAATGCATCACGTACATTAATGTTTAACATTCACGACTTACAGTGGGATGATGAGCTTCTAGACATGTTAACAGTACCAAAGAGCATGCTTCCAGAAGTACGTCAATCATCTGAAATATATGGAGAAACAATTGATTATCACTTCTTCGGTCAAAATGTACCGATTGCAGGTGTAGCTGGTGACCAGCAAGCAGCATTATTTGGACAAGCTTGTTTCGGTGAAGGTATGGCGAAAAATACTTACGGAACTGGCTGCTTCATGTTAATGAACACAGGTGAAAAAGCAGTAGCTTCTGAGCATGGACTATTAACAACAATTGCATGGGGTTTAGATGGTAAAGTAAATTACGCATTAGAAGGAAGTATTTTCGTAGCAGGTTCTGCAATTCAATGGTTACGTGACGGAATGCGCATGTTTAAAGATGCAAGTGAGAGTGAAGTGTACGCTTCTCGCGTTGAATCAACTGACGGCGTATACGTTGTACCAGCATTCGTAGGATTAGGTACACCGTACTGGGATAGTGAAGTACGCGGCGCTATGTTTGGTGTAACGCGCGGTACGACGAAAGAGCATTTCATTCGTGCAACGCTAGAATCTTTAGCATACCAAACGAAAGATGTACTATGCGCAATGGAAGCAGATTCAGGTATTGAACTGAACACATTACGCGTTGATGGCGGGGCAGTTAAGAATAACTTCTTAATGCAGTTCCAAAGTGATATGTTAGACGTTCCTGTAGAGCGTCCAGTGATCAATGAAACGACAGCTTTAGGTGCAGCATACTTAGCAGGTCTTGCGGTTGGATATTGGAAAAACCAAGACGAAATTAAAGCACAGTGGCATATGGACAAACGCTTTGAACCAACGATGGAAGCGGAAACAAGCGAAGAGCTATATGCTGGATGGAAAAAAGCAATTGAAGCAACTAAAGCTTTCAAATAA
- a CDS encoding sporulation YhaL family protein, whose product METLPWWIYLVIIGIVLSGYMVLYTSKKEQEMDNDFIEKEGEVYMKRLEEEREKRNQDSDKDSVLL is encoded by the coding sequence GTGGAAACTTTACCATGGTGGATTTATCTTGTAATCATTGGGATCGTATTGAGTGGCTACATGGTTTTATATACTTCGAAAAAAGAGCAAGAGATGGATAATGATTTTATCGAAAAAGAAGGCGAAGTATATATGAAGCGCTTAGAAGAAGAACGAGAGAAACGGAATCAGGATAGTGATAAGGATTCGGTGTTGCTTTAA
- a CDS encoding sigma-70 family RNA polymerase sigma factor codes for MDELTVEAFEIEDKELLIDEIMNKYGQEVLQLVYSYVNNKEVAEDLTQDIFVKCYKSLHTYKGKSNVKTWLWRIAINQCKDYMKSWYNKKVIVTEDEAAYIGVQNDSVEQTVIQNAKDRELASAVMNLPIKYREVIYLFYYEELSIKEIAIVIEVKENTIKTRLKKAKELLKKGLEE; via the coding sequence GTGGATGAATTAACGGTAGAAGCGTTTGAAATAGAAGATAAGGAACTCCTTATCGATGAAATAATGAACAAGTATGGACAAGAAGTCTTACAGCTTGTGTATTCATATGTGAATAATAAAGAAGTCGCTGAGGATTTAACGCAAGATATATTTGTGAAATGTTATAAATCTCTTCATACATACAAAGGGAAATCGAATGTGAAAACGTGGTTGTGGAGAATTGCGATTAATCAATGTAAGGACTACATGAAAAGTTGGTATAACAAAAAGGTGATCGTGACAGAGGATGAAGCTGCTTATATTGGGGTTCAAAATGATAGTGTCGAACAAACTGTTATTCAAAATGCGAAGGACCGTGAACTGGCTTCTGCAGTAATGAATTTACCGATAAAATATCGAGAAGTCATTTATCTATTTTATTATGAAGAACTATCAATTAAAGAGATTGCTATTGTAATAGAAGTGAAAGAAAACACAATAAAAACGAGACTGAAAAAAGCGAAGGAGCTTTTGAAGAAAGGATTGGAGGAATAA
- the glpP gene encoding glycerol uptake operon antiterminator GlpP, translating to MEFHEQKILPAVRQIKDLEKLLHSSYEYIVILDIHVGQLKSVVSLAKQHNKKVFLHVDLIHGLQSDGHATEFLCQEYKPYGLLSTKASVIMKAKQKGVVSIQRIFLIDSSAMEKSCNLLEKTKPDYIEVLPGALTGVIAEVKERTGVPILAGGFIRTVEDVERALNAGATAITTSKKELWKHYQKK from the coding sequence ATGGAATTTCATGAGCAAAAGATTTTGCCGGCAGTGAGGCAAATTAAAGATTTGGAAAAGCTATTACATAGTTCGTATGAGTATATTGTTATTTTAGATATTCATGTCGGTCAATTGAAGAGTGTTGTGTCACTTGCGAAGCAGCATAATAAAAAAGTATTTTTACATGTTGATTTGATCCATGGATTACAAAGTGATGGGCATGCGACGGAGTTTTTATGCCAAGAATATAAACCGTACGGGTTATTATCGACAAAGGCGAGCGTAATTATGAAGGCGAAGCAAAAAGGTGTCGTCTCCATTCAACGCATCTTTTTAATTGATTCTAGCGCAATGGAAAAGAGCTGTAATTTGCTAGAAAAGACGAAGCCGGATTATATAGAGGTGCTTCCTGGTGCGTTAACAGGTGTGATCGCTGAAGTGAAAGAGCGTACAGGTGTACCAATTTTAGCAGGTGGTTTTATTCGAACGGTAGAAGACGTTGAAAGAGCGTTAAATGCTGGTGCGACAGCAATTACGACATCGAAAAAAGAATTATGGAAACATTACCAAAAAAAGTGA
- the glpD gene encoding aerobic glycerol-3-phosphate dehydrogenase yields the protein MKFSSKQRKDVLNGVNKQELDVIVIGGGITGSGIALDGATRGLSTIVFEMQDFAAGTSSRSTKLVHGGLRYLKQLEVKMVAEVGKERAIVYENGPHVTTPEWMLLPFHTGGTFGSFSTSIGLRVYDFLAGVKRSERRKMFNREETLNKEPLVKQEGLKGGGYYVEYRTDDARLTIEVMKEAIEHGAKAVNYAKVDSFLYKDGKVCGVRVIDLLDGEVYEVYGKKIVNAAGPWVDTLREKDNSKKGKVLQLSKGVHLVIDQKRFPLGQAIYFDTPDKRMVFAIPREGKTYVGTTDTFYDKDAAVPHMTTEDRTYIINAINYMFPSVKITEKDVESSWAGVRPLIYEEGKNASEISRKDEIWTSESGLITIAGGKLTGYRKMAEMVVDYVTNLLQKEGHSAYKKSDTKHMPISGGHVSGSHGFPAFVAKKAGEGTKYGLTTAQAEKFAEFYGSNVDVLFDLAKKHKDEAKEYNMPLDVLIPLVYAMDYEMTVKPVDFFVRRRGAVFFNIHWVYEWKEAVINYMAAKLGWSKEEQMKYTAELEKALSDAVIPVDQQEQAAALA from the coding sequence ATGAAATTTTCAAGTAAACAACGTAAAGACGTATTAAATGGAGTAAATAAACAAGAGTTAGATGTGATCGTAATTGGTGGAGGTATTACTGGTTCTGGTATTGCATTAGATGGGGCAACACGCGGTTTATCAACGATTGTGTTTGAAATGCAGGACTTTGCAGCAGGTACATCAAGTCGTTCAACGAAACTTGTACACGGCGGTTTACGTTATTTAAAACAACTTGAAGTGAAAATGGTAGCAGAGGTGGGGAAAGAGCGTGCGATCGTATATGAGAACGGTCCCCATGTAACAACACCGGAGTGGATGTTACTTCCGTTCCATACAGGCGGCACGTTCGGGTCATTCAGTACATCAATTGGTCTTCGTGTATACGACTTCTTAGCAGGTGTAAAACGAAGCGAGCGCAGAAAGATGTTTAACCGTGAAGAAACGCTAAATAAAGAGCCTCTTGTAAAACAAGAAGGATTAAAAGGCGGCGGTTACTACGTAGAATATCGTACAGACGATGCGCGTCTTACAATTGAAGTAATGAAAGAAGCGATTGAACATGGTGCGAAAGCTGTTAACTACGCAAAAGTAGACAGTTTCTTATATAAAGATGGAAAAGTATGCGGTGTACGTGTAATCGATTTACTAGACGGAGAAGTGTATGAAGTTTACGGTAAGAAAATTGTAAACGCAGCTGGTCCTTGGGTAGATACACTTCGTGAAAAAGATAACTCTAAAAAAGGGAAAGTACTTCAGTTATCAAAAGGTGTGCATTTAGTAATTGACCAAAAACGTTTCCCATTAGGGCAAGCAATTTACTTTGATACACCAGATAAACGTATGGTGTTCGCGATTCCTCGCGAAGGAAAAACGTACGTAGGTACAACAGATACGTTCTATGATAAAGACGCAGCTGTACCGCACATGACAACAGAAGATCGCACATATATCATTAATGCGATTAATTACATGTTCCCAAGCGTGAAAATTACAGAAAAAGATGTGGAATCAAGCTGGGCTGGTGTACGTCCGCTAATTTATGAAGAAGGTAAGAATGCATCTGAAATTTCTCGTAAAGATGAAATTTGGACTTCTGAATCTGGTTTAATTACAATCGCGGGCGGTAAATTAACAGGATACCGCAAAATGGCTGAAATGGTAGTAGACTACGTAACGAATCTATTACAAAAAGAAGGCCATAGCGCATATAAGAAGAGTGATACGAAACATATGCCAATCTCTGGTGGTCATGTAAGTGGTTCACACGGATTCCCGGCATTTGTTGCGAAAAAAGCAGGCGAAGGTACGAAATATGGTTTAACGACAGCACAAGCGGAAAAATTCGCGGAATTCTACGGCTCTAACGTTGACGTACTGTTTGACTTAGCGAAAAAACATAAAGACGAAGCGAAAGAATACAACATGCCGCTAGACGTTCTAATCCCACTTGTATACGCAATGGATTACGAAATGACAGTGAAACCAGTTGACTTCTTCGTACGCCGCAGAGGCGCTGTATTCTTCAACATCCACTGGGTATACGAGTGGAAAGAAGCAGTAATCAACTACATGGCTGCGAAACTAGGCTGGAGCAAAGAAGAGCAAATGAAATACACAGCTGAATTAGAAAAAGCGTTAAGCGATGCTGTAATTCCTGTAGATCAACAAGAGCAGGCAGCTGCGTTAGCGTAA
- the helD gene encoding RNA polymerase recycling motor HelD, which translates to MNKKLDQEQKRLDNVIETITEQIDKLESETGRRRAEVINIRKHFWDDVKVNTDTFDDYLETVINLRQQAQSLAVTQITHKHTFNRLAALRRMHKAPYFGRIDFKEEGESGAEQIYIGVATLTDASGENFLIYDWRAPISSVYYDYPPGPAEYSTPGGVICGNVEKKLQYIIQNGEIDSMFDTSLTIGDEILQQALGKGTNKHMQSIVATIQREQNEIIRHDEGRLLIVQGAAGSGKTSAALQRIAYLLYKYREWLKADQIILFSPNSMFNSYVSNVLPELGEENMQQVTFQEYLNHRLSKAFDVEDPYEQLEYMLTETNSPTYKTRNASIRFKASTQFFEMIRAYRQSLESSGMLFRGMKFRGKLIASAKEITEQFYNTDSSLRFHNRIEKLTDWLNKQIDTIEKTELKKPWVEEEIELLSKDEYQKAYKYLQKKGEFDDNSFNDYEKETKVLGRMIVRKKLKPLRKGVQALRFINFTGIYKQLFTDASWVTGEKPKEWDEICSLTVNMLDEGKLHYEDATPFLLLKELIEGFQTNRSIKHVLVDEAQDYSPFQFEFLKRLFPAAKMTVLGDFNQAIFAHASEAVNFNTLTSLYGPDETNGINLTRSYRSTKPIIEFTRYLVPEGKNINAFERDGEKPTVTKVSDYSELHDRITSKVAELQKQQHNTIAIICKSAAESAAAYEALSHIENIKLVKSNSAEYEQGIVVIPAYLAKGIEFDAVIIYDASKDVYSDESLRRLFYTACTRAMHELQLYSVGEVSPFVTGAASESFKCITKTP; encoded by the coding sequence ATGAACAAAAAACTTGATCAAGAGCAAAAACGATTGGATAACGTAATAGAAACGATTACGGAGCAAATTGATAAACTGGAAAGCGAAACTGGCAGACGCCGGGCAGAAGTAATCAACATTCGCAAACACTTCTGGGATGATGTTAAAGTTAACACTGATACTTTTGACGATTATCTTGAAACAGTTATCAACTTAAGACAACAAGCTCAGTCACTAGCCGTAACACAAATTACCCATAAGCACACCTTTAATCGACTTGCCGCACTACGCCGTATGCATAAAGCACCTTACTTCGGACGAATTGATTTCAAAGAAGAAGGCGAATCTGGCGCAGAACAAATTTATATCGGGGTGGCTACACTTACCGATGCAAGTGGAGAAAACTTTCTTATATACGATTGGCGCGCACCAATTTCAAGTGTTTACTACGATTATCCACCAGGACCGGCTGAATACAGCACACCAGGAGGCGTAATCTGCGGCAATGTGGAGAAGAAATTACAATATATTATTCAGAATGGCGAGATTGATTCAATGTTCGATACGAGCCTCACAATTGGAGATGAAATTCTGCAACAAGCGCTCGGAAAAGGAACAAACAAACATATGCAAAGTATCGTTGCTACTATCCAGCGCGAGCAAAATGAAATTATCCGTCACGATGAAGGGCGACTACTTATCGTTCAAGGAGCTGCTGGTAGCGGTAAAACGTCAGCTGCCCTGCAGCGAATCGCCTACTTACTATATAAATATCGCGAATGGTTAAAAGCAGATCAAATTATTCTCTTCTCCCCTAACTCTATGTTCAACAGCTACGTTTCTAACGTACTACCTGAACTCGGTGAAGAAAATATGCAGCAAGTGACATTCCAAGAATATTTAAACCATAGACTCAGTAAGGCATTTGACGTTGAAGACCCTTATGAGCAATTAGAATATATGTTAACTGAAACGAATAGCCCTACCTATAAAACTCGAAATGCGAGCATTCGATTTAAAGCATCCACTCAATTTTTCGAGATGATTAGAGCGTACAGACAATCCCTTGAATCTTCAGGCATGCTATTTAGAGGAATGAAATTTAGAGGAAAGTTAATTGCTTCTGCTAAAGAAATTACAGAACAATTTTACAACACTGACTCCTCCCTCCGCTTCCATAATCGAATTGAGAAGTTAACGGATTGGCTAAACAAACAAATAGACACAATTGAAAAAACAGAACTGAAAAAGCCTTGGGTAGAAGAAGAAATTGAACTACTTAGTAAAGATGAATATCAAAAAGCTTATAAATACTTACAGAAAAAAGGCGAGTTTGATGACAACTCCTTTAATGATTATGAAAAAGAAACGAAAGTACTCGGACGTATGATTGTCCGTAAAAAATTAAAACCGTTACGTAAAGGCGTTCAAGCGCTACGTTTTATCAATTTTACAGGCATATATAAACAACTCTTCACAGATGCATCATGGGTTACTGGCGAAAAGCCTAAAGAATGGGACGAAATTTGCTCATTAACTGTGAACATGCTTGATGAAGGAAAGCTACATTATGAGGATGCGACTCCATTTTTACTTTTAAAAGAATTAATTGAAGGCTTCCAAACGAACAGATCGATTAAACACGTACTTGTAGACGAAGCACAAGATTATTCTCCGTTTCAGTTCGAGTTTTTAAAACGTCTCTTCCCTGCCGCAAAAATGACAGTACTCGGAGACTTTAACCAAGCGATATTTGCCCATGCGAGTGAAGCAGTGAATTTCAATACACTTACTAGCTTATACGGACCTGATGAAACGAACGGCATCAACTTAACTCGTAGCTATCGATCAACAAAACCGATTATTGAATTCACACGCTATCTCGTACCGGAAGGAAAGAATATTAACGCCTTTGAACGTGACGGCGAGAAACCTACAGTGACTAAAGTTTCTGATTACAGCGAACTGCATGATCGTATCACTTCTAAAGTCGCTGAACTACAAAAGCAACAGCACAATACGATCGCAATTATATGTAAATCCGCGGCTGAAAGTGCCGCTGCCTACGAAGCACTTAGTCATATCGAGAATATTAAACTCGTGAAGAGTAACTCAGCCGAGTATGAGCAAGGAATTGTCGTGATCCCTGCTTACTTAGCGAAAGGTATCGAATTTGATGCTGTTATTATTTACGATGCTTCTAAAGATGTATACAGCGATGAGAGCCTACGTAGATTGTTCTACACTGCTTGTACACGCGCAATGCATGAATTGCAGCTTTATAGCGTTGGTGAGGTTAGTCCTTTTGTAACAGGGGCTGCTTCGGAGAGTTTTAAATGTATAACGAAAACACCTTGA